The sequence below is a genomic window from Acomys russatus chromosome 6, mAcoRus1.1, whole genome shotgun sequence.
TCTGATAGGTGTTATGTGGAAGGTGGAAGAAAAGCACTGAAGTGAGAGGATACGGCTTCTGGTTAGAAcaagaaatactttaaaagtggCTGAGTTGAGGTGAGCTTTAAAGTATTTTGTGTGGGTAGCAGCACGATTAAGGCAGTTGTGAAACATGGATCATCCTCCCTTGAGAACAGATACATTCATAATACTTAATGAAAGCAATGGCCTGGGCTTAGGGCAATCAGAACAGGTGTCTGTCACAGTAACTAGCAAGGCATATTGAGTGGGTACCGACTCTTATTGGGGGTAAATAAATTAGCTCATCATACCCAAGTGTAGGGCAAACATGTGTATCATTTACTAAGTATCTATGATGTGTCAGATGATGCTCCAAATGTCTCTCATCTGCCTAAAACAGCATGGAGTACAGAAATGAGAAAGCTCAATCTGCTACAGATTGAGCGTGTCCTCACTTACATGCTAGAGCCCAGACAGATGCAAGTGGCTTGGTCTTTGGTGCTTTCTCTGGCTTTGTGTCAGGgtgaaataaaatatgacttGGCTTTATAGTCAACTACAGTAATCATCACTCAGTGACCATTTTGAACATCACTccactctggtcctcacacaAAATGAAGGACCActatatttgcatattaaaaaaAGGATGGTAGAGCTTGAATTATCTAAGATGCTCTCCTTGGTAGGGAAGAGAAGCAGTGTCTAAACAGGGTTGTCTGACCTGAGTCCATACATCTGACAACTAAGTTCTGTTGACTTTAGAACACAGCAAAGCCACGAGGACTCATTGATGgtttctctttcatctccttcTGCTAGGGGTTTGcattatttttctcagaaagtcTACATTGTGTAATGACTTCAGCCCCAGTCCCTCCTCTGACCCCATCTCCTCGGTAGATAGATCTCCCTCATGAGATGTGACAGAGAGTTTTTAGAAGTATGGTTTGGGTTGAGGAGAGGAGCTCTTAGCATGCCAGAGCTGTGGAGTTCAAGGTGGTAATTTGGGGTACCATGGAATGGTCATGGGAAAGTAAAAGCAAGCATCTCAGCTCTGCACCCCAACACCCACCAGAACAGTTCTGCTTTTACATGCTTTGTGCTATTGGAGTGTTGAATAAGAGTTTGTTTCGGGAAAGCATACTATAGCTTAGGTCTAACTGGAAACCCACTGATGATGCTCctgagcagcggttctcaaccttcctaatgtggcgaccctttaatacatttcctcatgtgTGGTGATCTCCAACCAAAATATCAtttcatggctacttcataactgtaattttccacagttatgaattgtaatataaatacctgATATACAAGttctctgatatgtgacccctgtgagggttatgacccacaggttgagaactgctgctcttgAGTAATAGGTGTCTGTGTAcctaataaaattagaaatttgcTTCTGACTTTGCTCCTGCCACAGCTTTACTATTTCACCTGGCCTTTGTTTCTGTGCTCTCAGAATTGAGAAAATAACCTGCTCTTCATGGTAGGTCACATTCAAGGGGTAACAGTCAACACCCAAGGGACCCAAGAGGTTCCAGAAGACAGGCCTCCCCTCCTAGTTCCAGTCATTAACTCTAAGGGAACCATCTTCCTTGAGCTTTTGCTCCTAAACCACTCCCTTTCAGCACACTGCTTTTTCAAACTGTGGCAGCCATATGGGTCCTCTAAATGCAGCTTTGGAGTCAGTATTCTGGTGGAAGTGATCAAGATTCAGTGGTTTTTAACAAGCTGCCAAGTAATCCACGTTGCTGGTTGGCTCACTACACTTTGAGTAGCTAGGCTTTGGGACTAATATCTGGAACAGAGACCCTATGTTCCAGGGTCACTGATGCCATTACCTGGTATTTCAGCTGGGACCTCGGCTTGCCTGTACTTGATGGCCAAAGATGAACCTGAGAAGGCAAGCAGAAGAAGTTACAAAGAGGACTCTGCATAGGGAGATGCCTTTGATTTTGTGAGACTGAAGAGAGAGGGCGAGAGGCTTTTGAAGACACAGTCAACAAGGAGACTATGGAGAAGGAGGGGACCCTAAGGCAAGCATAGGGCCAAGGGTAGCATAGGGTCACCTTCATCTGGAAAGAATGCTGGGGGACCTTCTGGCATCTCTCTGAAAGACAGAACTCTAACTCTCCTAGAAGCAATTCTTCCAGGGCTCCATGTGTGTTAgcctgcctgctctttggttgaaATTCTCCTTTATCACTCTAATATTAAGATTCTAGAGGGAGACATCAGTCATGAACACTTATCTCCTTGTCTGCAGTGATTGGTCCAACAGCAAGCACATGACTTCCACCTGGGTGATTAGGGATATTTCTTACATCCTTCAGATTGAAGTTGGAGGGAAACATCCTCCTTCTCCAGCCTTTAGAGCACTATTAGAAGCTACAGTTGGCTGTGCTGTGGTAAGCCCCTCCTCTTGACCCTCAGCTGTGCTGCAGTAGGAGAGTCAAGCTGGCTCCAAGATAACAACACAGATAGGATATGAGGAGATCTAGTGGTTTCTGAGCTTCTGCTGCCATTTGTCCATTTAGGCCACTGAGtcatgaaataataaatacttcCTCCACACTCTAAATATCTAagctagggctgaagagatggctcagtggttaaggggaCTAGGTATCCTTCCAGAGGATCTGTGTTTGGTGCTGTCTCTCAagcatctgtaaatccagtttcaaggaatctgatgtcctcttctggccttcataagCACCAGATACatacatggtgtacagacatacatgcaggcaaaactcatatacacatagaataataaaaagtataaaatcaaGTTTCAGTTGGGCTACAACTATTTTTAACTAAAGACCCTCAACTAATACCCAGCCTCCCCAGCATTCTGAGAAGACACTAGGTCTGGATTTATGGGAGGGTTTAGAAGTCTCTGTAGGTTGCAAACACAAAGGCTCCTCAGGGTGTGTAAAGTTATTCTAGAACACTTACACTGCTTCTTTTGCTTCAAGATATAGCAACCACCGAGCATCCCCGAGAACAACAGGATGGTGGACACCAGCAGGAGTGTGATCCAAAGCTTCATGTGTCCCTTAGGACCTTGGAGAGaataatgaggatattaatgcaAATCCTGACAGAGAAATCAGGGCAAATGACTGATAGAGCACGATGGCCATCTCAACTGACTCTTGAAATCCTGTGACAGCCCAAAGGACATACATTATTCCTTCATTCAATCTATAGCCATTTTTCCAGCAAGCCTTCTAGGCAAGAGGTGACAGcagtacacaggcagacacagactcCCCAGAGATTGTTTTATGGCTTACCCAGAATTTTAAGGATCTGACATGAGACATGAATGAGAATTGCCAATCTCAAAACAGGCTTGACCCCTGCACTGTTGCCTTTCTCTGTAAGTGAGACGGAAGGTCCAAACCCCAGGAAGAAAGTGTTCAGATTCCTACGAAGCCACACTCTAGGTGTCATTCCTGACTCAGCCTGCCCAGCACCACTGCATCCTAGATAGACTCTaccttcttcctgctttttttccttcttcagtttTTGCAGTGCTATGGATTACACCCAGGTTCTCACACATACTAgagaagtacttttttttttttttacttacgatatttatttcatttttaattatgtgtatttgtatgcgTGTCTCTATGAGTTTACCGTATGAGTGAAGTTACCTGCATAGGATAAAGGAAGGTTTCAGACCCCTTGGGGCTGGAATTGTGGGTGGTTGTGATCTGCCTGGCACAAGTTtgtggaactgaactcagatcttctggacAAACAGCAAGTAATAATGACTGATACATCTGTCCAGTGCCCTCAGAATAGATGCATTATTCGTGTTGGATTCACTAGagaagtactttaccaactgaattaAATCCAcagctttgtgtctgtctgttttgttttgttttgtttttttgagacaagttctaactttgtagctcaggctgaatTCAAATCTGTAATCCTTCTACCTCAGTCCTCCATGTGTTTGGATACAGGTAGTTCCTAACATGTTTGTCTCTTTTGCTTTTAATAACACAGCTATTAGAGCATTAGCATTATATATCTGGATCCCATTACACTGAAATGATGCTCTAATTGATTCCCTCTCATACTCTCTCACTGACTTTCTTAAGTAGCTTGGAAAACAAACACTAAACATCAAGCTCCTGCTTCTGCAGCCtaagtggagagagggagagagagagagagagagagagagagagagagagagagagagagagagagagagaaaagagaagaagaagaagaagaagaagaagaagaagaagaagaagaagaagaagaaagtaggaggaggaagtggaggaggaggaagtggaggaggagggaggtacaggaggggaaaggaggagggaggaggggggaggacaggggatgggatgggaaggcagggagggagggagagagagagacctgaacAAATGGTCTCAGAAGAAAATAGTCTGGAGCTGTTGCTGACAGGGTTGTGGGCTGTGCATGTAACGTCCGGCAGACGTTCACCACTTTTCCAAGAGACGCTGAGGTCTGAGTTTTCTTGGGACATAACAGCTTCCTTTTGCAGGGACATCCATGTGTAGGTCATGTTGTTTCCACCATCTTCCACTGAGCAGGTCAAGGTGACCTTGCAGATGTCATTCTTCATTTGCACAGGACTCTGGGTGACACTGGGCTccttcagtctctctgtgtgacGGAAAGGCAGAGCCAGTGTAGAACTAGACTTGTCAGAGAACTGCCTTGCTGCCAAggccaaggccctgagtttgagtcccaagACTTACATAGTAGAATGAAAAACCAACTCCTAACACTACtctctgtttacacacacacacacacacacacacacacacacacacacacacacacacacacatacacacacacacacttaaaaaaaaagaacaaaatacattCATGAAGAATGTATTGTGCCCTCATGAGTCACCTACAAAATGTCATATGCACCACTTTACCTCTTTGGACCCTGATACTCAGGTGTGAAATAGGGCTGGTTATAGGGAAATATGAAAAAAACCTGCTTGTTACAAACACTGGCTTACAGTGAAAAATTGTCCAGTTAATCAACACAAACACAGTCAGCTCTTCTAAACACAATGTTTTAAACTTTaccaagcattttaaaaagaaaaaaaaatttaaataaataccacattcatttttttattgatagacaattattttatatttgcctATTTGTTTAGTGACAGCGTCTCATGTGTTCATATATTCTGACCTCCATTTGCTCTGTAGCCTAGGGTGTTCTTGGCATTCTTGACGTCCTGTCTCCACAtcttaagtgttgggattacgaGCAgaagccaccatacctggtttattTAGTGCTAAAGGGACAACCCATGGCTTCCTTTGGGTTGGAGGATACTCAACTACCTAAGATACATTCTCAGCTCtcataactattttaaaataaatgataagactggtgttttggtttgtttgtttgtggttttttccCTCTCAGCCtgctaatgttttatttaatgttctttaaaatgcttAATTATATGTTTAACTTTTAGCATTTGTGTGACTATATGAACTTAACATGAACCTAACCAGGTTGCTGAACATGTTAACGGGACAGTGAAGAGATGGGAAACACAGGGACCTAGACAAGAGCAAACTTGAGCAGAGACCATGCTTACTGTAAGtgaacagacagggaaaagagcTGGCAGGCTTAGACCATACAAAACATCAAGTCAAACTACTGTACAAGCCCAAGAGTGAGGAGAAAGAATACAAATTCTGTGTTTCCCACACTGGCTACTGGAGTGGCCCATTCTACTGCATGGCAGTGTTTTGAGAGATCAAGAGCTTTTGTCCAGTCTACTCTGCCTCCGCCCTGCTTATCCCCACCCCTGATCTAATGATGATGGAGCATAAAAGGTGTCAGAGGCGTAGATCAAGGAACACCTTGGCAGGGGGGTTCTGCTCACCTGATGGTAGTTTTGTTCCCTTCCTGAGTACACAGTGTGGATTGACTAGCTGTTACTATCGCCCTGAGGCTTGTTGGcaggacaggagaggaagagaggaagccagTGAGGGGATACTCACTGTAGATGAGCAGGGTGAAGTGCTTCACACTAGGGTTTCTGGAGGCCTCTGAGCACACATAGGCATGGTAGGGGCCAGCATCCTCCATCTTCAGCTGGCTGATCTTCAGGGAGTAGTCCTCCTCAGAGATCCTCACTCTTTTTTCTTCAGGATCTTTGAGTGTCTGGCGAGGATCGGCTGTTGCTGCTCCTTTCCATTCTTTGCTGATAGACAGCCAGACAACATTCCTGGTGTCTTGACTGGCCAGAGATGCCAAGGAGAGCGTCACTGGCTCTCCTAGGATCCCTACTACGGTCTCCCCGACTGTCTTCCTTCTGAAGGCTCCTGAATTTAAAGTCAGAGATGAGACATCACAGCAGCTTCAGCCTCTATTCCTATCTCCCTTGTCCCCACCCCCTCAAGTCAAGCTGTAGGAGACAGGGACCCCACATCCTTTTCCCATTGCACCCTGCTTCAAGAGGCATCCCTGCTATTCTCCGGAGACCACCTGCTTTACTTGGTTATTTTCACGCTTGGCTTGTCCAGCCCTCCCCACTTTTGAGGTGATCCTGGGAGACAGGGTATCACTCAAGGAAAGCTCAATTTGTACTTTTGCCTCAGAACACTCCCACCCCTTGTTGTACCCTTGGGTGCCACAGTGGCCCGGGGTTTCTAAGTCTGTCCAGCCTTTCTTAGGCTCTGAGCAGAAGGCCTTTGGtttgtcctctttcttttctcttccatctatgTCTCACCAAAACAAACCTTAGACCCTGTGGGTGTTCACGATGTTTCTAGAGTACCCTGGAAGATCTGAGTGGAGCCACTTGCCTGTACAGAACGGCCAGACACGGACAGGTTGGGAGCTGCTCTGGCTGACTGGATTCCGGGCTGTGCAGGTATATGGTAGGTCCGGGTCACAGGCACTCAGGGAAACGTTGAGGATGTGGCTGCCGTGGGATTCATTAGAATGGGTGTCCATTTGGGCCCAGCTGTAGTGGACATCGTCCTCTGTCCCATTCACTGTGCACATCAGGGTGACGATGCAGGAGTCATTCTCAGATGAGGTGACAGATTTCATGGACACCTGAGGCTCCTTTAGCTgctctgggggaggagggggtaaCAGCATCAGGAAGATTCTCAGTTTGGAATCCTTACCAGGGAAAGGCTGCCCGAAGAAGGTGATGGCAGAGAAGCCAGGATTGGAGGACAGCCAGACCTGCCTGTTCTAAGGAAGGTGTGTCTGCAGCCTAGGCTGAGCGTCTCTCCTCTGTGTTTCGAAGACACTCTCTGCGGGTCTTACTATGACAACAGTTCAACGTTCCTGGGAGGGCAATTCTCCCTGTCTCTACCCTGTGCTCGGGACCCCAGTGCACTGAGCAAACACTGCATGACCTAGGCAGTGGGGAGCTCATGGTCTAGAATTTTAATCACCCCTGCGTTTTGGTCTGAACTTAGGACCCCCAACTTTTTCCCCCTAGGCTTTCCTTTTTATTGCAACTCCTCTGTTCAACTGGTATTTAATCTTATTGAACAGGTGACAGGTCCACGCACAACCCTgaacagaagcaaaggcagatgtGATTTTAGAAAAGTGACCATTACTACCCCAacacctgcttcttcttccttgttAGTTTTCTGGAGTCAGTGACTCCtaagagtttctttttaaagccacatttttaattactttccCGAGGGGTTTGTACTGTATATCTTGGTCCTATTCATCTTCAGCTGCACAATCGATTAGTGTACAACACGTACATACAAAGTTTCCTGCTGATCCTTCTAGCGATCGTCTAGATCCACACATAAGCGACAGCATGCTCTTCATACTGTTTGGGACTTATTAAACAGTAGCAATGCATGTGAAAAATATCACGACATGTTAATGACCTATCCTAAGCTTATTAGCAGCACAAAACTTTCTTAATATATACAGAACACCCTAGAAATCAACAAAGGTTTCAAAGTACCTGATCGATGGAAAGATGTTATTATGAAGTGGATAATATTTCTCAAAACTTCATATATTCAAACCCTGGCCTCCAACATGTCAGAACGTGACTTAGGAGACAGGTTTGTGTTTGGAGGTAGATGTGAATAAGATACACTAGGCCCCAATTCTATTATTCTTATTAGAAGATAAATAGGACGCCGACTATATAGACAATCATCTAAGGACAAAGAcggccattttctttctctctctctcttttttgtttttgttttttttttgtttttgtttttttgagacagagtttctctatgtagccctagctatcctggactcgctttgtaggccaggctggcctcaaactcacaatgatccacctgcctctgcctccggagtgctgggattaatgaatgtgccaccatgcctggctgaataTGGCCATTTTCAATCCAAAAACAGACTTCAGAAATACAAACCTACGGATATCATGATCAGACTGAAAAATTGTAACAAAACAGACTTTGATTGTTTTATCTACTCAGCCAATGATATATTAAAGAAACGCATGTGttcgagtgttttgcctgcatgtatttctgtgtgccacatgcatgcagtgtacattgaggccagaagagggcaccagatccccttggaactagagtttaCTGACGCCTGTTAATGGCCATGCTTGgagttgaacctggatcctctagatgagcagccagtgctctaaccactgaaccctCTATCCAGTGCCATCAGAGAAC
It includes:
- the LOC127190707 gene encoding T-lymphocyte surface antigen Ly-9-like codes for the protein MAELKRYGCDWALEPFPDARRKSQLQIFHSIIWIPLLFLLMGLGASGKETSPRVLSGILGGSVTFLLNSSGGEDIEHVAWSFPPKSLALAHSKGDILILDKEYSGRLKISNGSYSLCMTNLKKEDSGSYHAQINKKNSVVTTVENFILHIYEQLKEPQVSMKSVTSSENDSCIVTLMCTVNGTEDDVHYSWAQMDTHSNESHGSHILNVSLSACDPDLPYTCTARNPVSQSSSQPVRVWPFCTGAFRRKTVGETVVGILGEPVTLSLASLASQDTRNVVWLSISKEWKGAATADPRQTLKDPEEKRVRISEEDYSLKISQLKMEDAGPYHAYVCSEASRNPSVKHFTLLIYKRLKEPSVTQSPVQMKNDICKVTLTCSVEDGGNNMTYTWMSLQKEAVMSQENSDLSVSWKSGERLPDVTCTAHNPVSNSSRLFSSETICSGPKGHMKLWITLLLVSTILLFSGMLGGCYILKQKKQCSSLAIKYRQAEVPAEIPETPGGHMKFAMLSQRYEKLDMPAKTTRPAPTPDTSSESSSTTEENEEKIRVHSTVDGRNGVCDLVTQEDTAHDLSSEGQAEYDTVTLDDTVLKTEDEEDTAYTQVCLIVQGDTSVLQKKEASNTIYCSVQKPKKMVQTPQQDAEPSGSRTYENFT